In one Pseudomonas tensinigenes genomic region, the following are encoded:
- a CDS encoding sensor histidine kinase, with protein MPMSFSLTQMILVSAAYLAVLFGVAWISERGMIPRAIIRHPLTYTLSLGVYASAWAFYGTVGLAYQYGYGFLSSYLGVSGAFLLAPVLLYPILKITRTYQLSSLADLFAFRFRSTWAGALTTIFMLIGVLPLLALQIQAVADSIGILTGEPIQSRVALAFCALIILFTIFFGSRHIATREKHEGLVFAIAFESVIKLVALGGVGLYALYGVFDGPQQLELWLLQNQTALAALHTPLQEGPWRTLLLVFFASAIVMPHMYHMTFTENLNPRSLVSASWGLPLFLLLMSLAVPLILWAGLKLGATTDPEYFTLGIGIAANSKPLALLAYVGGLSAASGLIIVTTLALSGMALNHLVLPLYQPPAEGNIYRWLKWTRRALIVAIIMAGFCFYLMLGAGQDLANLGIVAFVATLQFLPGVLSVLYWPTANRRGFIAGLLAGILVWVVTMLLPLVGNLQGFYIPLLNMIYVLDDTSWHMAAIASLAANVLMFTLISLFTNASPEEASAAEACAVDNVRRPQRRELHAASPQEFATQLAKPLGAKAAQKEVEQALRDLYLPFDERRPYALRRLRDRIEANLSGLMGPSVAQDMVETFLPYKAGGENYVTEDIHFIESRLEDYHSRLTGLAAELDALRRYHRQTLQELPMGVCSLAKDQEILMWNKAMEELTGIAAQRVVGSRLSTIGEPWKGLLQGFINLPDEHLHKQHLALDGQTRWLNLHKAAIDEPLAPGNSGLVLLVEDLTETQMLEDKLVHSERLASIGRLAAGVAHEIGNPITGIACLAQNLREEREDDGELTEISGQILEQTKRVSRIVQSLMSFAHAGSHQHSDEPVCLAEVAQDAIGLLALNRRNFEVQFYNLCDPDHWVEGDPQRLAQVLINLLSNARDASPPHSAVRVKSEAGEHTVDLIVEDEGSGIPKNIMDRLFEPFFTTKDPGEGTGLGLALVYSIVEEHYGQITIDSPADVQSQRGTRIRVTLPRHVEATSAVN; from the coding sequence ATGCCGATGAGCTTTAGCCTGACCCAGATGATCCTGGTCAGCGCCGCGTACCTGGCGGTGCTGTTCGGCGTTGCCTGGATCAGCGAACGGGGCATGATCCCGCGGGCGATCATTCGCCACCCGCTGACCTACACACTGTCGCTGGGTGTTTACGCCAGTGCCTGGGCGTTTTACGGCACGGTGGGTCTGGCCTATCAGTATGGCTACGGCTTTCTTTCCAGTTATCTCGGCGTGTCTGGGGCGTTTCTGCTGGCGCCGGTGTTGCTGTATCCGATTCTGAAAATCACCCGTACTTATCAATTGTCGTCACTGGCGGATCTGTTCGCGTTCCGCTTTCGCAGCACCTGGGCCGGTGCGCTGACCACGATTTTCATGCTGATCGGTGTGCTGCCGCTGCTGGCGCTGCAGATTCAAGCGGTGGCCGATTCCATCGGCATCCTCACCGGCGAACCGATTCAGAGCCGCGTGGCGCTGGCGTTCTGCGCACTGATCATTCTGTTTACGATCTTCTTTGGTTCCCGCCATATCGCCACCCGCGAAAAACATGAAGGGCTGGTGTTCGCGATTGCCTTTGAGTCGGTGATCAAACTCGTTGCCCTTGGCGGCGTCGGCCTGTATGCGTTGTACGGCGTGTTCGATGGTCCGCAACAGTTGGAACTGTGGCTGCTGCAAAACCAGACCGCCCTCGCGGCGTTGCATACGCCCTTGCAGGAAGGCCCGTGGCGCACGCTGCTGCTGGTGTTCTTCGCCTCGGCGATCGTGATGCCGCACATGTATCACATGACCTTTACCGAAAACCTCAACCCCCGTTCATTGGTGAGTGCGAGCTGGGGCCTGCCGTTGTTTCTGCTGTTGATGAGCCTGGCGGTACCGTTGATCCTGTGGGCCGGCCTCAAGCTCGGCGCCACCACCGACCCGGAATATTTCACCCTGGGCATCGGCATTGCAGCCAACAGCAAACCGCTGGCATTGCTTGCCTACGTCGGAGGACTGTCGGCGGCCAGCGGCCTGATCATCGTCACCACGCTGGCCCTTTCGGGCATGGCGTTGAATCACTTGGTGCTGCCGCTTTATCAACCACCGGCTGAAGGCAACATCTATCGCTGGTTGAAATGGACCCGCCGGGCTCTGATCGTCGCGATCATCATGGCCGGGTTTTGCTTCTATCTGATGCTCGGTGCCGGACAGGATCTGGCCAACCTCGGCATTGTTGCCTTTGTCGCGACGCTGCAATTCCTGCCGGGTGTGCTCTCGGTGCTGTACTGGCCGACCGCTAACCGGCGCGGCTTCATTGCCGGTTTACTGGCGGGAATCCTGGTCTGGGTGGTGACGATGCTGCTGCCGTTGGTCGGCAATCTGCAGGGTTTCTACATTCCGCTGCTGAACATGATTTACGTGCTCGACGACACCAGTTGGCACATGGCAGCCATCGCCTCGCTGGCGGCCAACGTGTTGATGTTCACGTTGATCTCGCTGTTCACCAATGCCAGCCCCGAAGAAGCCAGTGCCGCTGAAGCCTGCGCTGTGGATAACGTGCGTCGTCCGCAACGCCGCGAATTGCACGCCGCCTCGCCGCAGGAATTCGCCACGCAACTGGCGAAACCGTTGGGTGCCAAGGCTGCGCAGAAGGAAGTCGAGCAAGCGCTGCGTGACCTTTATTTGCCGTTCGACGAACGCCGCCCGTATGCCCTGCGCCGTTTGCGCGATCGCATCGAAGCCAACCTCTCCGGTCTGATGGGTCCGAGCGTGGCGCAGGACATGGTCGAAACCTTCCTGCCGTACAAGGCCGGCGGCGAAAACTATGTGACCGAAGACATTCACTTCATCGAAAGCCGCCTCGAGGATTACCACTCGCGCCTCACCGGTCTGGCTGCCGAACTCGATGCCCTGCGTCGCTACCACCGCCAGACCCTGCAGGAACTGCCGATGGGCGTCTGCTCGCTGGCCAAGGATCAAGAGATCCTGATGTGGAACAAGGCCATGGAAGAACTCACCGGGATCGCCGCGCAGCGTGTGGTCGGTTCGCGCCTGAGTACCATCGGCGAGCCGTGGAAGGGATTGCTGCAGGGTTTTATCAACCTGCCCGACGAGCATTTGCACAAACAACATCTGGCCCTCGACGGTCAGACGCGCTGGCTGAACCTGCACAAAGCGGCGATCGATGAGCCGTTGGCACCGGGTAACAGTGGCTTGGTTCTGCTGGTCGAAGATCTGACCGAAACGCAGATGCTCGAAGACAAACTGGTGCACTCCGAACGCCTGGCGAGCATTGGTCGCCTTGCGGCCGGTGTAGCCCACGAAATCGGCAACCCGATCACCGGCATCGCTTGTCTTGCGCAAAACCTGCGCGAAGAACGCGAAGACGACGGCGAACTGACGGAAATCAGCGGGCAGATTCTCGAACAGACCAAACGCGTCTCGCGCATCGTTCAGTCGCTGATGAGTTTCGCCCACGCCGGCAGTCATCAGCACAGCGATGAACCCGTTTGTCTGGCAGAGGTCGCTCAAGATGCAATTGGCCTGCTGGCGCTGAACCGACGCAATTTCGAAGTGCAGTTCTACAACCTGTGCGATCCCGATCACTGGGTCGAAGGCGATCCGCAGCGACTCGCTCAGGTCTTGATCAATCTGCTCTCCAACGCCCGCGACGCCTCGCCGCCGCACAGTGCGGTACGGGTCAAGAGCGAAGCCGGCGAACACACGGTCGATCTGATCGTCGAAGACGAAGGCAGCGGTATTCCGAAGAACATCATGGATAGATTGTTCGAACCCTTCTTCACCACCAAGGATCCTGGCGAAGGCACCGGTCTGGGCCTTGCACTGGTCTATTCCATCGTTGAAGAGCATTATGGACAAATCACCATCGACAGCCCGGCTGATGTACAAAGCCAACGCGGCACCCGTATCCGGGTGACCTTACCGCGTCATGTCGAAGCGACGTCCGCTGTGAACTGA
- a CDS encoding sigma-54-dependent transcriptional regulator produces the protein MPHILIVEDETIIRSALRRLLERNQYQVSEAGSVQEAQERFTIPTFDLIVSDLRLPGAPGTELIKLGQGTPVLIMTSYASLRSAVDSMKMGAVDYIAKPFDHDEMLQAVARILRDRQSAPAAGEPVAVKTTNGSGKSAVDNSNGEIGIIGSCPPMQDLYSKIRKVAPTDSNVLIQGESGTGKELVARALHNLSKRAKAPMISVNCAAIPESLIESELFGHEKGAFTGASAGRAGLVEAADGGTLFLDEIGELPLEAQARLLRVLQEGEIRRVGSVQSQKVDVRLIAATHRDLKSLAKIGQFREDLYYRLHVIALKLPALRERGADVNEIATAFLARQSARINRTDLKFAADAEQAIRHYSWPGNVRELENAVERAVILSESPEISADLLGIDIELSDLEDDEFIGLPPQTPGNASNSSHEPTEDLSLEDYFQHFVLEHQDHMTETELARKLGVSRKCLWERRQRLGIPRRKTGVASES, from the coding sequence ATGCCGCACATTTTGATCGTCGAAGACGAAACAATTATCCGCTCCGCCTTGCGCCGCCTGCTGGAACGCAACCAGTACCAGGTCAGCGAAGCCGGTTCAGTGCAGGAAGCACAAGAACGCTTCACCATTCCTACGTTCGATCTGATCGTCAGCGATCTGCGTTTGCCGGGCGCTCCGGGCACCGAGCTGATCAAGCTTGGCCAGGGCACGCCGGTGCTGATCATGACCAGTTACGCCAGCCTGCGCTCGGCGGTCGACTCGATGAAGATGGGCGCGGTGGACTACATCGCCAAGCCTTTCGACCACGACGAAATGCTTCAGGCTGTCGCGCGGATCCTGCGTGATCGTCAATCGGCTCCTGCTGCAGGTGAGCCCGTTGCCGTGAAAACGACCAACGGCAGCGGCAAATCCGCGGTCGACAACAGCAACGGCGAGATCGGCATCATCGGCTCCTGCCCACCGATGCAGGATCTGTACAGCAAGATCCGCAAAGTCGCGCCGACCGATTCCAATGTGTTGATCCAGGGCGAGTCCGGCACTGGTAAGGAACTGGTGGCCCGCGCCCTGCACAACCTGTCGAAACGCGCCAAGGCGCCGATGATTTCGGTGAACTGCGCGGCCATTCCGGAAAGCCTGATCGAGTCCGAACTGTTCGGCCACGAGAAAGGCGCGTTCACTGGCGCCAGCGCCGGGCGTGCCGGTCTGGTCGAAGCGGCGGACGGCGGCACCTTGTTCCTCGACGAAATCGGCGAATTGCCGCTGGAAGCCCAAGCGCGCCTGCTGCGTGTGTTGCAGGAAGGTGAAATTCGCCGTGTTGGTTCCGTGCAGTCACAGAAAGTTGATGTGCGCCTGATCGCGGCCACTCACCGGGACCTGAAGAGCCTGGCGAAAATCGGCCAGTTCCGTGAAGACCTTTATTACCGCCTGCACGTGATCGCGCTGAAACTGCCGGCCCTGCGCGAGCGCGGTGCCGACGTCAACGAAATCGCCACTGCCTTCCTGGCTCGCCAGAGTGCGCGCATCAACCGTACCGACCTGAAGTTTGCCGCCGATGCCGAACAGGCGATCCGGCATTATTCCTGGCCGGGTAACGTGCGAGAGCTGGAGAACGCAGTCGAGCGTGCGGTGATTCTGAGCGAAAGCCCGGAAATCTCCGCCGACCTGCTGGGCATCGATATTGAACTCAGCGATCTGGAAGACGACGAGTTCATCGGCCTGCCGCCACAAACGCCGGGTAACGCCAGCAACAGCAGCCATGAACCGACCGAAGACCTGTCGCTGGAAGATTACTTCCAGCACTTCGTCCTCGAGCATCAGGACCACATGACCGAGACCGAACTGGCGCGCAAACTGGGCGTTAGCCGTAAATGTCTGTGGGAACGCCGTCAGCGTCTGGGCATCCCACGGCGCAAGACCGGGGTCGCCAGCGAGAGCTGA
- a CDS encoding polynucleotide adenylyltransferase PcnB, producing the protein MLKKLFQSFRTPVRRTQHIRSTPEVLNSGQHSLQKTQFSRYAVNIVERLQGAGYQAYLVGGCVRDMLLGITPKDFDVATSATPEQVRAEFRNARIIGRRFKLVHIHFGREIIEVATFRANHPINEDDEDSNQSSRNESGRILRDNVYGTLEEDAQRRDFTINALYYDPVSERILDYANGVHDIRNHLIRLIGDPKQRYQEDPVRMLRAVRFAAKLNFGIEKHTVQPIRELAPMLREIPSARLFEEVLKLFLSGHGAITFEMLVDLQLFAPLFPASADALEHNPEYTHTLISEALTNTDLRIKQNKPVTPAFLFAALLWPALPARVLRLQERGMPPIPAMQEGAHELIAEQCQRIAIPKRFTMPIREIWDMQERLPRRSGKRADLLLDNPRFRAGYDFLLLRESAGEETDGLGEWWTDYQDANDSERRDMIRDLSGKGDDASGAPRKRRRSSGSKRKRAGAPSASTGE; encoded by the coding sequence ATGCTGAAGAAGTTGTTCCAGTCATTCCGAACTCCCGTGCGTCGTACGCAACACATCCGCAGCACCCCTGAAGTGCTCAACAGCGGCCAACATTCGCTGCAGAAAACGCAGTTCAGCCGCTATGCGGTGAATATCGTCGAACGCCTGCAAGGTGCCGGTTACCAGGCTTATCTGGTCGGCGGTTGCGTGCGTGACATGCTGCTGGGCATCACACCCAAGGATTTCGACGTCGCCACCAGCGCCACGCCTGAGCAAGTCCGTGCCGAATTCCGCAATGCGCGGATCATCGGCCGTCGCTTCAAACTGGTGCACATTCATTTCGGTCGCGAAATCATTGAAGTCGCGACCTTCCGCGCCAATCACCCGATCAACGAAGACGACGAAGACAGCAACCAGTCTTCGCGTAACGAGAGCGGGCGGATTCTGCGCGATAACGTTTACGGCACCCTGGAAGAAGACGCGCAACGCCGCGACTTCACCATCAACGCCCTGTATTACGATCCGGTCAGCGAGCGCATCCTCGACTACGCCAATGGCGTACACGACATCCGCAATCACCTGATCCGCCTGATCGGCGATCCGAAGCAGCGCTACCAGGAAGACCCGGTGCGCATGCTGCGCGCGGTGCGTTTCGCCGCCAAGCTCAATTTCGGCATCGAGAAGCACACCGTGCAGCCGATCCGTGAACTGGCACCGATGCTGCGCGAGATCCCGTCGGCGCGTCTGTTCGAAGAAGTGCTCAAGCTGTTCCTTTCGGGACACGGCGCGATCACCTTCGAAATGCTGGTCGATCTGCAACTGTTCGCCCCGTTGTTCCCGGCCAGTGCCGATGCACTGGAACACAACCCGGAATACACCCACACGCTGATCAGCGAAGCGCTGACCAACACCGACCTGCGCATCAAGCAGAACAAACCGGTGACCCCGGCGTTCCTGTTTGCCGCGCTGCTGTGGCCTGCTCTGCCGGCCCGCGTGTTGCGCTTGCAAGAACGCGGCATGCCGCCGATCCCGGCGATGCAGGAAGGCGCCCACGAACTGATCGCCGAACAGTGCCAGCGCATCGCGATTCCGAAACGTTTCACCATGCCGATCCGCGAGATCTGGGACATGCAGGAGCGTCTGCCACGCCGCAGCGGCAAACGTGCCGACCTGTTGCTGGATAATCCGCGATTCCGTGCCGGTTACGACTTCCTGTTACTGCGTGAAAGCGCTGGCGAGGAAACGGATGGCCTGGGCGAATGGTGGACGGACTATCAGGACGCCAACGACAGCGAGCGTCGCGACATGATCCGCGACCTCAGCGGCAAGGGTGATGACGCCAGCGGCGCACCACGCAAACGTCGCCGCAGCAGCGGTTCCAAGCGCAAACGCGCCGGCGCACCGAGCGCCTCGACAGGCGAGTAA
- the folK gene encoding 2-amino-4-hydroxy-6-hydroxymethyldihydropteridine diphosphokinase — MERIYIGMGSNLADPAEQLHSAVEALGQLPQTTLAGVSAFYQSDSLLPGQPRYTNAVAALDSSLAPLELLDALQAIENDQGRERLERWGPRTLDLDILLFGDRLIDEPRLKVPHYQIQERAFVLYPLAELAPQDLHLADGRSLSDLLAACPFVGLERLPTD, encoded by the coding sequence ATGGAACGCATCTACATCGGCATGGGCAGCAACCTCGCTGACCCGGCCGAACAATTGCACAGCGCCGTCGAGGCGCTGGGGCAATTGCCGCAGACCACACTCGCCGGCGTTTCTGCCTTCTATCAAAGCGACTCGTTGCTGCCGGGCCAACCGCGTTACACCAACGCGGTCGCGGCGCTCGACAGCTCGCTCGCCCCACTGGAACTGCTCGATGCATTGCAAGCCATCGAGAATGACCAAGGTCGCGAACGCCTCGAACGCTGGGGCCCACGTACGCTGGATCTGGATATTCTGCTGTTCGGTGATCGCCTGATCGACGAACCACGCCTGAAAGTCCCGCATTACCAGATTCAGGAACGCGCGTTCGTGCTCTATCCCCTCGCCGAACTGGCCCCGCAAGATTTGCACCTTGCCGACGGCCGCAGCCTGTCCGATCTGCTCGCCGCCTGCCCGTTCGTCGGCCTGGAACGCCTCCCGACAGATTGA
- the panB gene encoding 3-methyl-2-oxobutanoate hydroxymethyltransferase has translation MPAITLTTLQSLKQKGEKITMLTCYDATFAHACNEAGVEVLLVGDSLGMVLQGHDSTLPVTTAEMAYHTACVKRGNSDALILADLPFMANATLEQTMTNSAMLMQAGAHMIKVEGQLWLAESIRLLAERGVPVCAHMGLTPQAVNILGGYKVQGRNENQARQMRADAISLEQAGAAMLLLECVPSELAAEISQAVKIPVIGIGAGNATDGQVLVLHDMLGLSITGRVPKFVKNFMHGQDSIQSALKAYVNEVKATTFPGIEHGFSA, from the coding sequence ATGCCAGCCATCACCCTGACCACGCTCCAGAGCCTCAAGCAGAAAGGTGAAAAGATCACCATGCTGACCTGCTATGACGCGACCTTCGCCCACGCCTGTAATGAGGCCGGTGTCGAAGTGCTGCTGGTGGGCGACTCCCTCGGCATGGTCCTGCAAGGTCACGACAGCACGTTGCCGGTGACCACCGCAGAAATGGCCTACCACACCGCATGCGTCAAACGCGGCAACAGCGATGCCCTGATCCTCGCCGACCTGCCGTTCATGGCCAATGCCACCCTTGAACAAACCATGACTAACAGCGCCATGCTGATGCAGGCCGGTGCGCACATGATCAAGGTCGAAGGTCAGTTGTGGCTTGCCGAGTCGATCCGTCTGCTCGCTGAACGCGGTGTACCGGTGTGCGCGCACATGGGCCTGACCCCGCAAGCGGTGAACATTCTCGGCGGCTATAAAGTGCAGGGCCGCAACGAGAACCAGGCGCGGCAAATGCGTGCCGATGCGATTTCGCTGGAACAGGCCGGCGCGGCGATGCTGCTGCTCGAATGCGTACCGAGCGAACTGGCTGCTGAAATCAGCCAGGCGGTGAAGATTCCGGTGATCGGCATCGGTGCCGGTAACGCCACCGACGGTCAGGTATTGGTGCTGCACGACATGCTCGGCCTGTCGATCACTGGCCGCGTGCCGAAGTTCGTGAAGAACTTCATGCACGGTCAGGACAGCATCCAGTCCGCGCTGAAGGCTTACGTCAACGAAGTCAAAGCCACCACGTTCCCTGGCATCGAACACGGATTCTCCGCATGA
- the panC gene encoding pantoate--beta-alanine ligase codes for MNTVKTVRELRAAVARARSEGKRIGFVPTMGNLHSGHVALITKATQRVDFVVASIFVNPLQFGAGEDLDKYPRTLAADQEKLLEAGCSLLFAPTVEEMYPDGMAGQTRVSVPQLSEGLCGASRPGHFEGVATVVSKLFNMVQPDLAIFGQKDYQQLAVIRALVHDLNMPIQIIGEPTVRAADGLALSSRNGFLSEEQRAAAPVVYRSLSNIAESIKQGERDFPALIAAQLQQLEAAGLRTDYLEIRHALTLRPATAEDRDLVILVAAFLGTTRLIDNLHLNLDTPA; via the coding sequence ATGAACACCGTTAAAACCGTACGCGAACTGCGCGCCGCTGTAGCCCGCGCTCGCAGCGAAGGCAAGCGCATCGGCTTCGTGCCGACCATGGGCAACCTGCACAGCGGTCATGTCGCGCTGATCACCAAAGCCACGCAACGGGTCGATTTCGTGGTCGCGAGCATTTTCGTCAACCCGCTGCAGTTTGGCGCCGGCGAAGACCTCGATAAGTACCCGCGCACGTTGGCGGCGGATCAGGAGAAGCTGCTCGAAGCCGGTTGTTCCCTGCTCTTCGCCCCGACTGTCGAGGAAATGTACCCCGACGGCATGGCCGGGCAGACTCGGGTCAGCGTGCCGCAATTGTCCGAAGGCCTGTGCGGCGCCAGCCGTCCGGGGCATTTCGAAGGTGTGGCGACCGTGGTCAGCAAACTGTTCAACATGGTCCAGCCGGATCTGGCGATTTTCGGCCAGAAGGACTACCAGCAACTGGCGGTGATCCGTGCGCTGGTGCATGACTTGAACATGCCGATCCAGATCATTGGCGAGCCGACCGTACGCGCCGCCGATGGCCTGGCGTTATCGTCGCGCAACGGTTTCCTCAGCGAAGAACAGCGCGCGGCGGCTCCGGTCGTTTATCGCTCGCTGAGCAACATTGCCGAGTCGATCAAGCAAGGTGAACGCGACTTCCCGGCGCTGATCGCTGCCCAGTTGCAGCAGCTTGAAGCCGCAGGTCTGCGCACGGACTACCTGGAAATCCGCCATGCCCTGACCCTGCGTCCGGCGACGGCTGAAGACCGTGATCTGGTGATTCTGGTGGCGGCGTTCCTCGGCACCACGCGGTTGATCGACAACCTGCACCTGAACCTCGATACGCCCGCTTAA
- the panD gene encoding aspartate 1-decarboxylase, giving the protein MHAIMLKAKLHRAEVTHAVLDYEGSCAIDGEWLDLSGIREYEQIQIYNVDNGERFTTYAIRGEEGSRMISVNGAAAHKAKVGDRVIICAYAHYSEADLVNFKPRMLYMAPGNELSHTSNAIPVQLA; this is encoded by the coding sequence ATGCACGCGATCATGCTCAAGGCCAAACTGCACCGCGCCGAAGTCACTCATGCGGTGCTCGATTACGAAGGTTCGTGCGCCATCGATGGCGAGTGGCTGGATTTGTCCGGCATCCGTGAATACGAGCAGATCCAGATTTACAACGTAGACAACGGCGAGCGTTTCACCACCTACGCGATTCGTGGTGAAGAAGGCTCGCGGATGATCTCCGTCAACGGCGCCGCTGCGCACAAGGCCAAGGTCGGCGACCGCGTGATCATTTGTGCCTACGCCCATTACAGCGAAGCCGATCTGGTCAATTTCAAGCCGCGCATGCTCTACATGGCGCCCGGCAACGAGCTGAGCCACACCAGCAACGCCATCCCGGTTCAGCTCGCCTGA
- the pgi gene encoding glucose-6-phosphate isomerase yields the protein MAYYLTPQDVTALPAWQALKDHRQAMQDFSMREAFNADPQRFNQFTLSSCGLFLDYSKNLINAQTRNLLVGLANEVDLKGAIKALFEGEIVNTSEGRPALHTALRRPVGDKLSVNGVNVMPEVHKVLNQITDLVGRIHDGLWRGYTEKPITDVVNIGIGGSFLGPELVSEALLSYAQKGVRCHYLANIDGSEFHELTQKLRAETTLFIVSSKSFNTLETLKNAQAARAWYLAQGGSEAELYRHFIAVSSNNAAAVAFGIREENIFPMWDWVGGRYSLWSAIGLPIALAIGMSNFKELLSGAYTMDQHFQTAPFEQNMPVLLALLGVWYGNFWGAQSHAILPYDHYLRNITKHLQQLDMESNGKSVRQDGTPVSTDTGPVIWGGVGCNGQHAYHQLLHQGSQLIPADFIVPIVSFNPVSDHHQWLYANCLSQSQALMLGKTLPEAEQELRDKGMIEEEVHKLAPHKVIPGNRPSNTIVVERISPRRLGALVAMYEHKVFVQSVVWGINAFDQWGVELGKELGKGVYNRLVGSDETTADDPSTQGLINYFRGRHRG from the coding sequence ATGGCGTATTACCTCACTCCTCAAGACGTTACCGCTCTGCCCGCCTGGCAAGCGTTGAAAGATCACCGCCAAGCCATGCAGGATTTCAGCATGCGCGAAGCCTTCAACGCCGATCCGCAGCGCTTCAACCAGTTCACCCTCAGCAGCTGCGGACTGTTTCTCGATTATTCGAAGAATTTGATCAACGCCCAGACCCGCAACCTGCTGGTCGGTCTGGCCAATGAAGTCGATCTCAAAGGCGCCATCAAAGCGCTGTTTGAAGGCGAAATCGTCAACACGTCCGAAGGCCGCCCGGCGCTGCACACCGCCCTGCGCCGCCCGGTAGGCGACAAGCTGTCGGTCAACGGCGTCAACGTGATGCCGGAAGTCCACAAGGTCCTGAACCAGATTACCGATCTGGTCGGCCGCATCCACGACGGTCTGTGGCGTGGTTACACCGAGAAGCCGATCACCGACGTGGTCAACATCGGCATCGGTGGCTCGTTCCTCGGCCCTGAGCTGGTCTCCGAAGCACTGCTGTCGTACGCGCAGAAAGGCGTGCGTTGCCATTATCTGGCGAACATCGACGGCAGCGAATTCCACGAACTGACGCAGAAACTGCGCGCCGAGACCACGCTGTTCATCGTTTCGTCGAAATCCTTCAACACCCTCGAAACCCTGAAGAACGCGCAGGCTGCGCGCGCCTGGTACCTGGCGCAGGGCGGTTCGGAGGCCGAGCTGTATCGTCACTTCATCGCCGTATCGAGCAACAACGCAGCGGCCGTTGCGTTCGGTATCCGCGAAGAAAACATCTTCCCGATGTGGGACTGGGTCGGCGGGCGTTACTCGCTGTGGTCGGCCATCGGTTTGCCGATCGCCCTGGCGATCGGCATGTCCAACTTCAAGGAACTGCTGTCCGGCGCCTACACCATGGACCAGCATTTCCAGACTGCGCCGTTCGAACAGAACATGCCGGTGCTGCTGGCCCTGCTCGGCGTGTGGTACGGCAACTTCTGGGGCGCGCAAAGCCACGCGATCCTGCCGTACGACCATTACCTGCGCAACATCACCAAGCACCTGCAACAACTGGACATGGAATCCAACGGCAAGAGCGTGCGTCAGGACGGCACGCCGGTGTCGACCGATACCGGTCCGGTGATCTGGGGCGGCGTCGGCTGCAACGGTCAGCACGCTTACCACCAGTTGCTGCATCAAGGTTCGCAGTTGATCCCGGCCGATTTCATCGTGCCGATCGTCAGCTTCAACCCGGTTTCCGACCACCATCAGTGGCTGTACGCCAACTGCCTGTCGCAGAGTCAGGCGCTGATGCTCGGCAAGACCTTGCCGGAAGCCGAGCAGGAACTGCGCGACAAGGGCATGATCGAAGAAGAAGTGCACAAACTGGCGCCGCACAAGGTGATCCCGGGCAACCGTCCGAGCAACACCATTGTGGTTGAACGCATCAGCCCGCGTCGTCTCGGCGCGCTGGTGGCAATGTATGAACATAAAGTGTTCGTACAAAGCGTGGTCTGGGGCATCAACGCCTTCGACCAGTGGGGCGTTGAGTTGGGCAAGGAATTGGGCAAAGGCGTTTACAACCGTCTGGTCGGCAGCGATGAAACCACGGCTGATGATCCGTCTACCCAAGGCCTGATCAACTACTTCCGCGGTCGTCACCGCGGGTGA